A DNA window from Oncorhynchus tshawytscha isolate Ot180627B linkage group LG13, Otsh_v2.0, whole genome shotgun sequence contains the following coding sequences:
- the LOC112265081 gene encoding reticulon-2 isoform X3, with the protein MKEYGSVSSTPDSTPPCTDGGNEESELYDLQTAREWSDEEDGGPEDDDGGASSPSIWGTPRQNSFEPTFSYIAIAEAEAGGASRHHRDSSSGSRRRGGARGGRTSLIRTDTVESLLPLDSPDVEWDPHIFLTLEDEEEREREERERDPHIFLTLEDEEEREERERDVHTQTVTVQDSLLDTELEPQERDTETQREETEPLEPQHYSPSDSHQAASPPPEPESLVTMETTVPLLTAVRPRGGLTNDVSSTSSTSIGRNTQEELVSEQWFSVLNLSGPTICTHIAVMDLIYWKDTERTGMVFTGLVVGLLSLFQLSIITVISTISLGALCFTVSVSLYYKILHVLNMGDGVPPFKAYLDLDISFSGELADQYTQKVIVAVVSAANSLKNLLLVGNLFDSLKLLALMYLVTFLGDLCNGLTVLIIGVIALFSLPLVYRQHQAKVDGFVAGIQANVDNAKDILHRIAQGGGPTPDTTPGGAKPKTQ; encoded by the exons ATGA AGGAATATGGTTCTGTCTCCTCCACACCTGATTCAACACCTCCCTGCACTGACG GTGGGAATGAGGAGTCTGAGCTGTACGACCTGCAGACGGCCAGGGAGTGGTCTGACGAAGAAGACGGGGGTCCGGAGGATGATGACGGTGGAGCTTCATCCCCCTCCATTTGGGGGACCCCAAGACAGAACTCCTTCGAGCCCACCTTCTCCTACATCGCCATCGCCGAGGCCGAGGCAGGCGGAGCCTCACGACATCATCGTGACTCATCGTCAGGGAGCCGGCGGAGGGGCGGGGCCAGGGGAGGCCGCACCTCCCTGATCCGCACGGACACCGTGGAATCGCTCCTCCCCCTGGACTCCCCCGACGTGGAGTGGGACCCCCACATCTTCCTCACcctagaggatgaggaggagagggagagggaggaaagggagagggaccCCCATATCTTCCTCACcctagaggatgaggaggagagggaggaaagggagagggatgtCCACACACAGACTGTGACAGTCCAGGATTCTCTCCTAGATACTGAGCTTGAACCTcaagagagggacacagagacccagagagaggagacagagcccCTGGAGCCCCAGCACTACAGTCCCTCTGACAGCCACCAGG CAGCATCACCACCCCCTGAGCCTGAGTCCCTCGTAACCATGGAAACCACCGTCCCACTGCTCACGGCTGTGAGACCAAGAGGCGGCCTCACCAATGACGTGTCATCCACTTCCTCCACCTCCATTGGTCGAAACACTCAGGAAGAGCTGGTTAGCGAACAGTGGTTTTCGGTGCTCAACCTATCAGGCCCTACGATATGCACCCACATAGCAG tgaTGGATCTGATCTACTGGAAGGACACAGAGCGTACAGGCATGGTATTCACAGGGCTGGTGGTGGGTTTGCTGTCCTTGTTCCAGCTCAGCATCATCACAGTCATCTCCACCATCTCCCTGGGCGCCCTGTGCTTCACCGTCTCAGTCAGCCTCTACTATAAGATCCTGCACGTGCTCAACATGGGAGACGGAGTGCCCCCCTTCAA GGCGTATCTAGATTTGGATATCAGTTTCAGTGGGGAGCTGGCTGACCAATACACGCAGAAGGTCATCGTTGCAGTCGTCTCTGCTGCTAACTCACTCAAGAATCTCCTCCTGGTTGGAAACCTCTTCGACTCTCTCAAG CTCCTGGCTCTGATGTACCTGGTGACTTTCCTGGGAGACCTGTGTAATGGCCTTACTGTGCTCATCATTG GTGTGATCGCTCTATTCTCTCTACCGCTGGTCTACAGGCAGCACCAG GCAAAAGTGGACGGCTTCGTTGCAGGAATTCAGGCCAACGTTGACAACGCCAAGGACAT TCTCCACAGAATTGCCCAAGGTGGTGGTCCCACCCCTGACACAACCCCTGGTGGTGCCAAGCCCAAAACACAATGA
- the LOC112265081 gene encoding reticulon-2 isoform X2, giving the protein MGQVLGFSHCKEYGSVSSTPDSTPPCTDGGNEESELYDLQTAREWSDEEDGGPEDDDGGASSPSIWGTPRQNSFEPTFSYIAIAEAEAGGASRHHRDSSSGSRRRGGARGGRTSLIRTDTVESLLPLDSPDVEWDPHIFLTLEDEEEREREERERDPHIFLTLEDEEEREERERDVHTQTVTVQDSLLDTELEPQERDTETQREETEPLEPQHYSPSDSHQASPPPEPESLVTMETTVPLLTAVRPRGGLTNDVSSTSSTSIGRNTQEELVSEQWFSVLNLSGPTICTHIAVMDLIYWKDTERTGMVFTGLVVGLLSLFQLSIITVISTISLGALCFTVSVSLYYKILHVLNMGDGVPPFKAYLDLDISFSGELADQYTQKVIVAVVSAANSLKNLLLVGNLFDSLKLLALMYLVTFLGDLCNGLTVLIIGVIALFSLPLVYRQHQAKVDGFVAGIQANVDNAKDILHRIAQGGGPTPDTTPGGAKPKTQ; this is encoded by the exons ATGGGCCAGGTTCTAGGATTCTCCCACTGCA AGGAATATGGTTCTGTCTCCTCCACACCTGATTCAACACCTCCCTGCACTGACG GTGGGAATGAGGAGTCTGAGCTGTACGACCTGCAGACGGCCAGGGAGTGGTCTGACGAAGAAGACGGGGGTCCGGAGGATGATGACGGTGGAGCTTCATCCCCCTCCATTTGGGGGACCCCAAGACAGAACTCCTTCGAGCCCACCTTCTCCTACATCGCCATCGCCGAGGCCGAGGCAGGCGGAGCCTCACGACATCATCGTGACTCATCGTCAGGGAGCCGGCGGAGGGGCGGGGCCAGGGGAGGCCGCACCTCCCTGATCCGCACGGACACCGTGGAATCGCTCCTCCCCCTGGACTCCCCCGACGTGGAGTGGGACCCCCACATCTTCCTCACcctagaggatgaggaggagagggagagggaggaaagggagagggaccCCCATATCTTCCTCACcctagaggatgaggaggagagggaggaaagggagagggatgtCCACACACAGACTGTGACAGTCCAGGATTCTCTCCTAGATACTGAGCTTGAACCTcaagagagggacacagagacccagagagaggagacagagcccCTGGAGCCCCAGCACTACAGTCCCTCTGACAGCCACCAGG CATCACCACCCCCTGAGCCTGAGTCCCTCGTAACCATGGAAACCACCGTCCCACTGCTCACGGCTGTGAGACCAAGAGGCGGCCTCACCAATGACGTGTCATCCACTTCCTCCACCTCCATTGGTCGAAACACTCAGGAAGAGCTGGTTAGCGAACAGTGGTTTTCGGTGCTCAACCTATCAGGCCCTACGATATGCACCCACATAGCAG tgaTGGATCTGATCTACTGGAAGGACACAGAGCGTACAGGCATGGTATTCACAGGGCTGGTGGTGGGTTTGCTGTCCTTGTTCCAGCTCAGCATCATCACAGTCATCTCCACCATCTCCCTGGGCGCCCTGTGCTTCACCGTCTCAGTCAGCCTCTACTATAAGATCCTGCACGTGCTCAACATGGGAGACGGAGTGCCCCCCTTCAA GGCGTATCTAGATTTGGATATCAGTTTCAGTGGGGAGCTGGCTGACCAATACACGCAGAAGGTCATCGTTGCAGTCGTCTCTGCTGCTAACTCACTCAAGAATCTCCTCCTGGTTGGAAACCTCTTCGACTCTCTCAAG CTCCTGGCTCTGATGTACCTGGTGACTTTCCTGGGAGACCTGTGTAATGGCCTTACTGTGCTCATCATTG GTGTGATCGCTCTATTCTCTCTACCGCTGGTCTACAGGCAGCACCAG GCAAAAGTGGACGGCTTCGTTGCAGGAATTCAGGCCAACGTTGACAACGCCAAGGACAT TCTCCACAGAATTGCCCAAGGTGGTGGTCCCACCCCTGACACAACCCCTGGTGGTGCCAAGCCCAAAACACAATGA
- the LOC112265081 gene encoding reticulon-2 isoform X1 — protein MGQVLGFSHCKEYGSVSSTPDSTPPCTDGGNEESELYDLQTAREWSDEEDGGPEDDDGGASSPSIWGTPRQNSFEPTFSYIAIAEAEAGGASRHHRDSSSGSRRRGGARGGRTSLIRTDTVESLLPLDSPDVEWDPHIFLTLEDEEEREREERERDPHIFLTLEDEEEREERERDVHTQTVTVQDSLLDTELEPQERDTETQREETEPLEPQHYSPSDSHQAASPPPEPESLVTMETTVPLLTAVRPRGGLTNDVSSTSSTSIGRNTQEELVSEQWFSVLNLSGPTICTHIAVMDLIYWKDTERTGMVFTGLVVGLLSLFQLSIITVISTISLGALCFTVSVSLYYKILHVLNMGDGVPPFKAYLDLDISFSGELADQYTQKVIVAVVSAANSLKNLLLVGNLFDSLKLLALMYLVTFLGDLCNGLTVLIIGVIALFSLPLVYRQHQAKVDGFVAGIQANVDNAKDILHRIAQGGGPTPDTTPGGAKPKTQ, from the exons ATGGGCCAGGTTCTAGGATTCTCCCACTGCA AGGAATATGGTTCTGTCTCCTCCACACCTGATTCAACACCTCCCTGCACTGACG GTGGGAATGAGGAGTCTGAGCTGTACGACCTGCAGACGGCCAGGGAGTGGTCTGACGAAGAAGACGGGGGTCCGGAGGATGATGACGGTGGAGCTTCATCCCCCTCCATTTGGGGGACCCCAAGACAGAACTCCTTCGAGCCCACCTTCTCCTACATCGCCATCGCCGAGGCCGAGGCAGGCGGAGCCTCACGACATCATCGTGACTCATCGTCAGGGAGCCGGCGGAGGGGCGGGGCCAGGGGAGGCCGCACCTCCCTGATCCGCACGGACACCGTGGAATCGCTCCTCCCCCTGGACTCCCCCGACGTGGAGTGGGACCCCCACATCTTCCTCACcctagaggatgaggaggagagggagagggaggaaagggagagggaccCCCATATCTTCCTCACcctagaggatgaggaggagagggaggaaagggagagggatgtCCACACACAGACTGTGACAGTCCAGGATTCTCTCCTAGATACTGAGCTTGAACCTcaagagagggacacagagacccagagagaggagacagagcccCTGGAGCCCCAGCACTACAGTCCCTCTGACAGCCACCAGG CAGCATCACCACCCCCTGAGCCTGAGTCCCTCGTAACCATGGAAACCACCGTCCCACTGCTCACGGCTGTGAGACCAAGAGGCGGCCTCACCAATGACGTGTCATCCACTTCCTCCACCTCCATTGGTCGAAACACTCAGGAAGAGCTGGTTAGCGAACAGTGGTTTTCGGTGCTCAACCTATCAGGCCCTACGATATGCACCCACATAGCAG tgaTGGATCTGATCTACTGGAAGGACACAGAGCGTACAGGCATGGTATTCACAGGGCTGGTGGTGGGTTTGCTGTCCTTGTTCCAGCTCAGCATCATCACAGTCATCTCCACCATCTCCCTGGGCGCCCTGTGCTTCACCGTCTCAGTCAGCCTCTACTATAAGATCCTGCACGTGCTCAACATGGGAGACGGAGTGCCCCCCTTCAA GGCGTATCTAGATTTGGATATCAGTTTCAGTGGGGAGCTGGCTGACCAATACACGCAGAAGGTCATCGTTGCAGTCGTCTCTGCTGCTAACTCACTCAAGAATCTCCTCCTGGTTGGAAACCTCTTCGACTCTCTCAAG CTCCTGGCTCTGATGTACCTGGTGACTTTCCTGGGAGACCTGTGTAATGGCCTTACTGTGCTCATCATTG GTGTGATCGCTCTATTCTCTCTACCGCTGGTCTACAGGCAGCACCAG GCAAAAGTGGACGGCTTCGTTGCAGGAATTCAGGCCAACGTTGACAACGCCAAGGACAT TCTCCACAGAATTGCCCAAGGTGGTGGTCCCACCCCTGACACAACCCCTGGTGGTGCCAAGCCCAAAACACAATGA
- the LOC112265081 gene encoding reticulon-2 isoform X4 has protein sequence MANINVMDLIYWKDTERTGMVFTGLVVGLLSLFQLSIITVISTISLGALCFTVSVSLYYKILHVLNMGDGVPPFKAYLDLDISFSGELADQYTQKVIVAVVSAANSLKNLLLVGNLFDSLKLLALMYLVTFLGDLCNGLTVLIIGVIALFSLPLVYRQHQAKVDGFVAGIQANVDNAKDILHRIAQGGGPTPDTTPGGAKPKTQ, from the exons ATGGCCAACATTAACG tgaTGGATCTGATCTACTGGAAGGACACAGAGCGTACAGGCATGGTATTCACAGGGCTGGTGGTGGGTTTGCTGTCCTTGTTCCAGCTCAGCATCATCACAGTCATCTCCACCATCTCCCTGGGCGCCCTGTGCTTCACCGTCTCAGTCAGCCTCTACTATAAGATCCTGCACGTGCTCAACATGGGAGACGGAGTGCCCCCCTTCAA GGCGTATCTAGATTTGGATATCAGTTTCAGTGGGGAGCTGGCTGACCAATACACGCAGAAGGTCATCGTTGCAGTCGTCTCTGCTGCTAACTCACTCAAGAATCTCCTCCTGGTTGGAAACCTCTTCGACTCTCTCAAG CTCCTGGCTCTGATGTACCTGGTGACTTTCCTGGGAGACCTGTGTAATGGCCTTACTGTGCTCATCATTG GTGTGATCGCTCTATTCTCTCTACCGCTGGTCTACAGGCAGCACCAG GCAAAAGTGGACGGCTTCGTTGCAGGAATTCAGGCCAACGTTGACAACGCCAAGGACAT TCTCCACAGAATTGCCCAAGGTGGTGGTCCCACCCCTGACACAACCCCTGGTGGTGCCAAGCCCAAAACACAATGA